GGCACCGCCGACGACGTGGTCACGCGGTAGGTGATCTCCAGGGCGGCCACGTTCGACGACATGGTCCCGACGTTGCAGGTCACGGTGATGGAACCGTCGGCGTTCAGCGTGCGCCCGGACGCGGGGTTCGCCCCGTTGGCCGCGGAAAGGCAGCCGGCGGGCAGGCCGTTGGGGCCCGGTCCGGCGAGCTGGAGGGCCGCCCCGTCCGGGGAGGAGACGAGCATCTCGACCACGACGTTCGGCACCGAGGTCCCGCTCGGCAGCCCGGTCAGCGACACGGCGTACTGCTGCCGGACGGTGTCGCCCGTGCGGATGATGCAGTTGGCGGTGCCGGTGTCCAGGCCGGGGCCGTTCGCCGCGTCGAAGGGCGGCGTACCCGTCTGGGCGAGACCGTCGCAGGCGTTGGGCAGCGCGAGCCGCTCGATGCGGACGTCGGCGATCGGCTGCAGACCGGCATCCAGGCCGACGACCTTGGTGGCACCGGCGATGGCGAAGGGCGCGCTCACGCCGCGCTCGGGTTCGCCCGGAGCCGGCTGCCCCTCGCGAACGAAGTCGTTGGCCCCGCTCGCCGCGGCGGGGAACCGGAACGCACCCGGCGCCCTCACCCGCACCCGGTAGTCGCCGTCGGGGACGTTCGCGAACGAGTACGCGCCACTGGCGCTGGTCGTCGTGGAGGCGGTGACCGCCCCGCCGGGCGAGGCGAGCAGCTCGACCGTGACTCCGCTCCGCACCGGCTCGGCCGGCTGACGCGCGCCGTCGCGGTTGGTGTCGGCCCACACCACGCCGCTGACCGCGCTCCCGGTGCCGGCGAGCGCCGAGCCGGGCGCCAGCAGCCCGACCGCGAGTCCGAGAACCGCCAACGTCATCCCCATGCGCCTCGCCACGAGACCCTCGCTCCCCCGGCCGCACGCGCCGATTCTCGGTACGCTGCGCGTTCGGATGGCCCGAGATACCACCGGCAGATGGAGCGCAGGGTACACAGCACGCGCCCGGCGTGGGCGGAAATTCCGAAGGGTCTCAAACCCGACGAAGACCCCGGTCTCAGGCGACCCGGTACGGCGGCTCCGCCTCCCGGCCCTGGAACGCCAGGATCGCGGGGTTGACCACCCGACCGTCGCGGATCTCGATCGCGCGGCTCAGCGTCTCGTCCGCGTCCCAGCCGGCTCCGCCCTCGAGCACCCGGTGGACGAAGGGGATCAGCGCGTTGCTGTTCTCCCAGGTCGCCGAGCTCCACAGGTACGACGGCGAGTGGTCGACGCCGTAGTAGAGGACGTTGTCGCCCACCACGAACGTCGGGTCGTCGAAGCTCGTCGGCCGGGCGAAGCTGAACCCCATCGCGAGGTCGCACGACACGTCGACGACCAGGCTTCCCGGGCGGAAGGCAGCCATCTCCTCGACGCGGAGGTAGACCAGCGGGTGGGCGGTGTCCTGGAGGGTGCAGTTGACGACGATGTCGTTCTCGGCCAGGTACGCCGCCAGCGGCTCGCGTCCGCGCTCGGTGATCACGTGGCTGCCCTGGTCGTCGTCCCGGTCGTGCTCGAACTGCCGGATCCGCACCGAGTGGATCGGCGACCCGACCGCCGCCACCTCGCGGTTGGTCAGCACCGCGACCTCGTGCACGCCGTGCGCGTTGAGCGCGGTCACCGCCCCGCGGGCGGTCGCACCGAAGCCGATGACCACGGCGCTCAGCCGGCGACCGTAGTCGCCGGTCAGTCCTGCGAGCTGGAGCGCGTGGAGCACCGAGCAGTAGCCGGCGAGCTCGTTGTTCTTGTGGAACACGTGCAGGCCGACGGTGCCGTCACGTGTCCAGTGGTTCATCGCCTCGAAGGCGATGACGGTCAGGCGACGGTCGATCGCGAGCTGGGTGAGCTCGGTGTCCTGGACGCAGTGCGGCCAGCCCCACAGCACCTGGCCCGGTCGCATCATCGCGACGTCCGAGTGCTGCGGCTTGGGCAGCAGCACCACGTCGGAGTCGGCGAGCAGCTCGTCGCGCGAGGCGAACCCGGCCACGTGCTCGGCCAGGGACGCGTCATCGACGCCGAACCGCGCGCCGTAGCCGTGCTCGAGCGTGATGCGCGCTCGGAGGCCGGGGTCGAGCACGCGGAGATGGTCGGGATGGATGGGCAGCCGGTGCTCGTTCTCCTTGGCCGAGGACCCGATGACGCCCAGCCCGAGGCCCGTCACTTCTTCTTGCCCGGGTGGATCTTCTCGGAGAACGTCTCCTCGGAGGCCTTGCTGCGCTTGTCGGCGCGCTTCTCCTTGATCGACTTACCGGTCTTCTTGGACATGCTCTGGCGCGGCGACTTGTCGCTCATGGCGGTTCTCTCTGAGAGGGAGCCCGGATGGCCCCTGCCTGTGACAGTACGCCTCACGTCGCGACGTGCGCCGACGGGACTCGATCCCTGCTTGGATGCGGGCATGCACGTCCCGCTCCGCGCCGCCCGGCTGCTCACCCGTCGCGTCGTGCGGCCGGTGCTCGGCACCCGCCTGTCCCCCGCCCGGCAACGGCAGGTGATCGACGCCCTGATGAGGTTCCCGGTCCTGCCCAGGGGTACGACGATCGAGCACACCAGCCTCGGCGGTGTCCCGGCGGACCGGATCACGACGCCGGCCAGCAACCCCGACCACGCGCTGCTGTACCTGCACGGCGGCGCCCACATCGTCGGCTCCCCGCTCACCCACCGCGCCGCGGCCACCCACCTGGCCGACGCCACCGGTGCGGTCGCGCACGTCCTCGACCACCGGCTCGCACCCGAGCACCCCTACCCCGCCGCCGTCGACGACGCCCTCGCCGCCTACCGCGCCCTGCTCGACGGCGGCCTGGCGCCCGAGCGGATCGTCGTGGCCGGCGACTCGGCGGGAGGCGGCCTCGCCCTCGCGCTCGCCCTGCGCGCGCACGCGACGGGCATCGCCCGACCGGCGGCGCTCGGCCTGGTCTCCCCCTGGGTCGACGCGCGCCTCGACGGCCTCGCCGAGCACGTCGACGACCCGCTGCTCACCCGCGGCTGGCTCGAGCTCGGAGCGACGTCGTACGCCGCCCGCCACCGCGAGCATCCCGAGGTCTCGCCGCTCCTGGCCGACCCCGCCGACCTGGCGACCCTGCCGCCGCTGTTCGTGCACGCCGCCAGCGACGAGCTGTTCGTCGACGACGTGGAGCGGTTCGTGGCGACGGCGCGCGCAGCCGGCGCGACGGTGACGTACCGGCGGCTCGAGGGCCACTGGCACGTGACGCACCTGTACGCAGGGACGGTCCGCGCGGCGACCGAGGTCGTCCGGGAGCTGGGCGGCTGGCTGCGCTCGGCCCTGCCGAACGGCCAGGGCGTGTCCTAGCGACCCGTCCAGCGCGGCTCGCGCCGCTCGAAGAAGGCGCCGATCCCCTCGGCGACGTCGGCGGAGGCGAGCAGCCGCTCGTGCGCGGCGTGGCTGGCGGCCCAGCTGGCGGTCTCGTCGCCGTTGATCTCGTCGTTCGCCAGCGCGAGGGCGGCGCGGACCGCGAGCGGGGCGTTGCCGCTGATCGTGGCGGCGAGGCCCAGGGCGACGTCGAGCGTGGTGCCGGGCTCGACCAGGCGGTTGACGAGGCCGAGCCGCTCGGCGCGCTCGGCGCCGATCGGGTCGCCGGTCAGCAGCATCTCGCGGGCGACGTTGGCGGGCAGCACCCGCGGCGCGCGGAAGACACCGCCGAAGTCGGGCATCAGGCCACGCTTGACCTCGGGGAAGCCGAAGGTCGCCGTGCGGGAGGCGACGACGAGGTCGCAGCACAGCACCAGCTCGAGGCCGCCGCCGAGCGCGTACCCCTCGACCGCGGCGACCAGCGGCTTGGGCCGGCGGCGCGACATGATCCCGGCGATGCCGCCGCGCTCGGTCGGCTCGCCGGGTCCCTCGGCGAGGTCGGCGCCCGCCGAGAAGACCGACGGGCCGCCGGTCAGCACGCCGCACCACAGCTCGTCGTCGTCCTCGAGCAGGTTCAGCGCCTCGTCGAGGCCGCGGGTCACCGCGCCGTTGATGGCGTTGCGCTTGGCCGGGCGGTCGAGGCCGATCACCAGGGTGCGCTCGACGCGGATGGTCTGGACGGCGGGGGCGGCATCGGGAGCGCGGTCACTCATGCCCGACAATCTAGGGATGACCATGGAGATGTTCATCCACGACGAGATCCCGACCGACGAGGTCGACCGTCGCGAGAAGGCAGTCTCCGCCCTCGCCGACTCGGTGCGCGAGCTCGTCGACGCGACCATCCGCAGCACCGTCCCCGACGAGGAGCTGGCCGCCGTGCAGGCCGAGGTCGCCGCGCTCGCCGCCCGCCTGCGTCGGCAGCAGCTGCCCGGCTCCGCGGGGGTCCGCTACAACTCCGAGGGCCGCAGCTGGAACTGGGGCAACGCCGTCGTCGGGCGCGGCAACGCGGTCGCGCCGCCGGTCGACATCGTCCACGACGGCTTCGGCAACGCCCACGCCGAGATGACCCTGGGCGCGGCGTACGAAGGCCCGCCGGGAATGGTCCACGGCGGCGTCTCCGCGCTGATGCTCGACCAGATCATGGGCGAGACGGCCAGTGGGTTCCGGCGCCTCACCATGACCGGCACCCTCACCCTGCGCTACCGGCGGCCGCTGCCGCTCGGCCCGGTCCGGATGGAGGCCCGGATCGCCCACGAGGAGGGCCGCAAGATCACCGTCGAGGCGCAGATCGGCGTACCCGGTCAGGACGCGGCGGTCGAGGCGACCGGCCTCTTCCTCATCCCCAGCTGGGCGCCGATCGACGAGACCGAGGAAGGCTGGTCCCGCTCGGCCGAGGGCTGATCAGCTCGCGGACCGACCCGAAGCACGAGGACCGGACCGTTCCTTCGGCGGATCGAGCACGAGCCCCGAGGCCGATCCGGCCGCCGCCGACCTCGTCGATGCTGGAGTCGCAGCCGATCCGACCGCGACGAAGGAGCAGCCGATGAGGTCAACGAGGAAGATCGTCGCCCTGACGGCGATCGCGCTGGCGGCGTCGCTGCTGGTCCAGAACGCCGTGCTGGTCGGGGTGGGAGCACCGGGCTACGGCGATCCGACCGAGGACGTCCTCGCCTTCCACGCGGAGCACCGGGGTGCAGTCGCGTTCGCGGTCGGCCTGGAGGCGCTGAACCTGCCGCTGCTGCTCGGGTTCGTGACCGGGCTCCACGGGCTCGTCGAGCGCCGCGGGGGTGCGGGCGCGGACTGGTCGCGGTTGGCCGTGGCCGCGGGCGCGACCCTCGCTGCGGTCCTCGCCCTCTACGCCGTGCTGTGGAACGGTGTCGTGCTGCACGCCGACGGGCTCGTCGAGCCGAGCCCGGAGCTCGAGCTCGTCTGGCAGCTGCACGCGGCGGCGTTCGCGCTGGCGCTGCCGGCGCTCGGCACCACCTTCGCCGGCGCCGCCCTGGCGGCGCACGCGAGCGGGCTGACGCCGCGGTGGCAGCGGCTGCTCGGCGTCGCCGGAGGGAGCCTGCTGCTCGCCGCCGGGGCGTGCAGCCTCGCGATCGCGGACGGCTCGCCGCTGCTGTTCGTGGGGATGCCCGGCTACGTCGCCTGGCTCGTGTGGTTGCTCGCGACCGGCCTGCGGCTGGTGCGCACCCGCGGGGACTAGGCCCCCGGCCGGTCCACGCGGTCGACGAGGCGCTGCGGCGCCTGCAGGCAGAACGAGTCGGTGAGCAGCTCACCCAGCTCGACCCAGTCGGTGTCGTCGTCGACGAGCATCCCGACCACGTTGTTGCCCCACTCGCCCTTGAAGTAGGGCGCCCCGAGGTGCTGGAAGGCCATCACCTCGTCCGGCTCGGCGCGGAAGGTGATGCGGAACAGCTGGTCCTCGCCGCCGAACACGTGGGCGACGGTGACGGTCGTCCCGGCGACCCTCCAACGCACGCCGACCCACGCCTCCTCCTCGTGGCACTCGGGCAGCCGCGCGAAGATCGCACGCAGCCGGGCGAGGTAGGCGCCGGGGACGTCGGGGCGGGTCGGGCGAGGCACGACGGCAATCTCCCACACGCCGCCGACACCCACCAGCCGCCAGGCGTCAATGCGAGGTTGACATCCAGGATGCGTCAAGAGATCGTTGACATATGCCCGACAAGTCCCTCGTCCTGATCCTGCTCGGCGTCGCGCTGATCACCAGCACCCTCTCCCTCCACGGCCTCCTGCGCGGGTTCGGCCAGGGCGCCGGGGTCGCACTCGTCCTGATCGGCGTCGCCACGATGTCCGCCCGCCTGCGCAAGCGGAAGGACGACGGCATGTGGCTGCCCAGCCGCGACGAGGACCAGCGGTGAGCGACCTCGCCGAGGCCATCGGCCGCGCGATCCTGAGCGGCGCCGACGCGCAGGACCAGCTCGCCCTGGTCCGTCGTACGGCGGACGCGGACCTGGTCACCGCCGACCTGCTCCAGCAGGCGGTCAACGCCGCCCGCGCCGGCGGACACAGCTGGTCGGCCATCGGCAGCACCCTGGGCCTGACCCGGCAGGCCGCCCAGCAGCGCTTCGGCCGCGAGCCCGCCGGCAACCCCGCCGACAGCCCCGAGGAGCGCTGGCTCGGACCGGTCACGGCGTTCGACGAGATGCAGGAGCTCGAGCTCGCCGGCCGCCTCGGCTGGCACACCGTCGGCGCCGGCCTGCTGCGGCACCGGATGGTCCGCACCGCCACGCAGTGGGAGCACAAGCGGGTCGTGTGGAGCGGCAGCCTGGGCCGCCACGAGAAGGACGGGTGGCAGGTCGGCTGCCGCGCCTTCCCGTGGGTCTACCTGGTCCGCGACACCGGCGAGCCCGCCACGATCACGCCCTGAGCTCGCCGACGTCCTCCGCGTCGCCCTGGAAGTAGCTGTCGAGCAGCCACTGCGCCCGCCGCCCGCCCCACCGGGCGAGTCGGTCGGGGCCGCCGGGCAGCCGCTTGAGCACGCGGTAGCGCAGCGTGTTGAGCACCACCAGGTAGGCGTGCGCCCACGGCGGCCGCATCGGCAGGCCGAGCTCGCGCATGCTCTCGGGGCCGAGGAAGACCGTCAGCATCGAGAGCAGGCGCTCTCGTTCGTAGCGGGCACGCGCCGCCTGCAGCGCCGCCGGCCAGCCGGGATAGCGACGCAGCGCCTGGGCCTCGACGACGGCCTGCGCCAGCTGGGGCCCGGCCTCGGTGAGCGGTCCCTGCGCGAGCAGCACGTGGTAGTCGATGCGGTGCCGCTCCCACTCGTCGTCGACGAGGAAGTCGGGGTGGACGCCCATCAGCCAGCCGACGTACTTCCACAGGTGCATCAGGGCCCGGGACTCCGACGCCGAGATCGGTACGCCGAGGGCGCGGGAGCCGATGATCAGCACCCCGTCGAACAGGCCGAGGGTCGAGGCCTGGTCGGCCTGGTTGATCGGCAGCCCCCACTGCGCGGTGTCCCAGGTGTCCTCGAAGGCGTGGTTGACCAGCGCGTGCATCAGCCGGACGTGGACGGTCAGTCGCCAACCCTCGCCCGGCGGGCGGCCCGCGCGCGGCGCCGCGAGGGAGCCCGGGTCGGTGAGGCTGGCGCCCCACTTCTGGGTCTCGGCGAGGCGGCGCAGGGTCTGCGCACCGGCCAGCCCACCGGTCGCGACGAGCAGGTCGGTGGGACCGCCGAACCGGTACCCGCCGACGAGCGAGAGCTGGAGCAGCACGTCCTGGGCGTTCTGCCCGAGCCGCCGGAAGACCCGGGCTCCCTCCTCGACGAGGTCGCGGTCGAGCCACGCGGGGTCCTGCTCGAGCTCGGCGAGGAAGGCGACGAGGGCCGGTGGCGCATCGGGGACGGCGACCAGGCCGCCCTCGAGCGCCCTGCGGAACTGGTCCATCCGGACCCGGCCGGGGTCGTCCCCTCGCAACCGGATCGCGTCCGCGAGGGCCGCGCCGAGCTCGTCGCGCTCGAGCATCGCGCGCCCGATCCGCTCGAGCAGCGCCTCGTCGGTGCCCCGCACCCGCCCGACCACCTTGAGCGGGCGGCCCAGGCGGCGGTTGCGCTCCCCACCGGCACGGAACCGGGACGGGAAGGGCTGCGGGAGCGGCTGCGGGAGCGGCTGGGCCACGTCGGTGCTCATGCCACCATCCTGACGCGA
This genomic interval from Nocardioides kongjuensis contains the following:
- a CDS encoding N(5)-(carboxyethyl)ornithine synthase, whose translation is MTGLGLGVIGSSAKENEHRLPIHPDHLRVLDPGLRARITLEHGYGARFGVDDASLAEHVAGFASRDELLADSDVVLLPKPQHSDVAMMRPGQVLWGWPHCVQDTELTQLAIDRRLTVIAFEAMNHWTRDGTVGLHVFHKNNELAGYCSVLHALQLAGLTGDYGRRLSAVVIGFGATARGAVTALNAHGVHEVAVLTNREVAAVGSPIHSVRIRQFEHDRDDDQGSHVITERGREPLAAYLAENDIVVNCTLQDTAHPLVYLRVEEMAAFRPGSLVVDVSCDLAMGFSFARPTSFDDPTFVVGDNVLYYGVDHSPSYLWSSATWENSNALIPFVHRVLEGGAGWDADETLSRAIEIRDGRVVNPAILAFQGREAEPPYRVA
- a CDS encoding alpha/beta hydrolase produces the protein MHVPLRAARLLTRRVVRPVLGTRLSPARQRQVIDALMRFPVLPRGTTIEHTSLGGVPADRITTPASNPDHALLYLHGGAHIVGSPLTHRAAATHLADATGAVAHVLDHRLAPEHPYPAAVDDALAAYRALLDGGLAPERIVVAGDSAGGGLALALALRAHATGIARPAALGLVSPWVDARLDGLAEHVDDPLLTRGWLELGATSYAARHREHPEVSPLLADPADLATLPPLFVHAASDELFVDDVERFVATARAAGATVTYRRLEGHWHVTHLYAGTVRAATEVVRELGGWLRSALPNGQGVS
- a CDS encoding enoyl-CoA hydratase-related protein, with the translated sequence MSDRAPDAAPAVQTIRVERTLVIGLDRPAKRNAINGAVTRGLDEALNLLEDDDELWCGVLTGGPSVFSAGADLAEGPGEPTERGGIAGIMSRRRPKPLVAAVEGYALGGGLELVLCCDLVVASRTATFGFPEVKRGLMPDFGGVFRAPRVLPANVAREMLLTGDPIGAERAERLGLVNRLVEPGTTLDVALGLAATISGNAPLAVRAALALANDEINGDETASWAASHAAHERLLASADVAEGIGAFFERREPRWTGR
- a CDS encoding PaaI family thioesterase; its protein translation is MTMEMFIHDEIPTDEVDRREKAVSALADSVRELVDATIRSTVPDEELAAVQAEVAALAARLRRQQLPGSAGVRYNSEGRSWNWGNAVVGRGNAVAPPVDIVHDGFGNAHAEMTLGAAYEGPPGMVHGGVSALMLDQIMGETASGFRRLTMTGTLTLRYRRPLPLGPVRMEARIAHEEGRKITVEAQIGVPGQDAAVEATGLFLIPSWAPIDETEEGWSRSAEG
- a CDS encoding DUF4386 family protein codes for the protein MRSTRKIVALTAIALAASLLVQNAVLVGVGAPGYGDPTEDVLAFHAEHRGAVAFAVGLEALNLPLLLGFVTGLHGLVERRGGAGADWSRLAVAAGATLAAVLALYAVLWNGVVLHADGLVEPSPELELVWQLHAAAFALALPALGTTFAGAALAAHASGLTPRWQRLLGVAGGSLLLAAGACSLAIADGSPLLFVGMPGYVAWLVWLLATGLRLVRTRGD
- a CDS encoding MmcQ/YjbR family DNA-binding protein; translated protein: MPRPTRPDVPGAYLARLRAIFARLPECHEEEAWVGVRWRVAGTTVTVAHVFGGEDQLFRITFRAEPDEVMAFQHLGAPYFKGEWGNNVVGMLVDDDTDWVELGELLTDSFCLQAPQRLVDRVDRPGA
- a CDS encoding oxygenase MpaB family protein, with protein sequence MSTDVAQPLPQPLPQPFPSRFRAGGERNRRLGRPLKVVGRVRGTDEALLERIGRAMLERDELGAALADAIRLRGDDPGRVRMDQFRRALEGGLVAVPDAPPALVAFLAELEQDPAWLDRDLVEEGARVFRRLGQNAQDVLLQLSLVGGYRFGGPTDLLVATGGLAGAQTLRRLAETQKWGASLTDPGSLAAPRAGRPPGEGWRLTVHVRLMHALVNHAFEDTWDTAQWGLPINQADQASTLGLFDGVLIIGSRALGVPISASESRALMHLWKYVGWLMGVHPDFLVDDEWERHRIDYHVLLAQGPLTEAGPQLAQAVVEAQALRRYPGWPAALQAARARYERERLLSMLTVFLGPESMRELGLPMRPPWAHAYLVVLNTLRYRVLKRLPGGPDRLARWGGRRAQWLLDSYFQGDAEDVGELRA